A window of Paraburkholderia sp. ZP32-5 genomic DNA:
CGAAGATCATCCGGGCACCGTGATCGAGTTGTCGGAAGTCGCCGGGCCGAAGGGCAAACTGTTCGACATGATCTACGCGGCCTCGCGCGACTGGAACGGCCGCGAGCCGGTGCGGCCCTTTCCGGACCTGAGCACGCTATGAGTACCGTTCATGCAGTGCGGCAGATGGAGATCGACATGCTCGAAGCCGACTATCTGATCGAAACGCCGCTCGACCCGGCGCGCGTCGCCGAGGTGATGGCCGGCGAGCAATCGAGCGGCACGTTCGTACGGGTGGCTAACGAATCCGACGCGCTGCGAGCGCGCAGCCGCGCGAGCGTGGTGCGCGTCGAGGAACTCGAACCGGTCGGGCAGCCGTCGCTGCACAGCGCGTGGCTCACGCGCCAGCGCACGCCGGGACCGTGGCGGCGCGCGCGCATCACGCTGGCGTTTCCGATCGCCAATATCGGCGTGAATCTGCCGACGCTCGCCGCGACGGTGGCCGGCAATCTGTACGACCTTGGCGAAGTCACCGGCATGCGTCTGCTGTCGGTGCGTTTGCCGCCCGCGTATCGCGCGCATTTCGAATTGCCGCGCCATGGCGTGGCGGGCACGCGCGCGCTGACGCAGGTCAGCGGCCGGCCGATGATCGGTACGATCATCAAGCCGAACGTCGGCCTGAGCGCGACGGAAACGGCGGCGCTGGTGCGCGATCTGTGCGAGGCCGGTGTCGATTTCATCAAGGACGACGAGGTCTGCGCGAACCCCGTGCATGCGCCGCTTGGCGAGCGCGTGCGCGCGGTGATGGCCGAAGTGCGCGCGTATCGCGAACGCAGCGGCCGGCCTGTGATGGTCGCGTTCAACATCACCGACGATCTCGATTCGATGCGCGCGCATGCGGATCTCGTCGAGCATGAAGGCGGCAGTTGCGTAATGGCGAGCATCAACTGGTGCGGCTTCTCCGCGATCCAGTCGCTGCGTCGCTCTACACCGCTGGTGCTGCACGCGCATCGCAATGGCTACGGGATGATGTCGCGCGACCCGGCGCTCGGCATGTCGTTTCAGGCGTATCAAACACTGTGGCGGCTCGCCGGTGTCGACCATATGCACGTGCATGGTCTCGCAGGCAAGTTCGCGCAGAGCGACGCCGAGGTGATCGAGTCCGCGCGCGATTGTGCGGAGCCGCTCGCGCCTGGCTACTACGACAGCGTGCTGCCCGCGTTTTCGTCGGGGCAATGGGCGGGCACCGCGCAAGCGACGTACGACGCAGTGCAGTCGAACGATCTGCTGTTCATGTGCGGCGGCGGCATTCTTGCTCATCCCGATGGCCCAGCGGCGGGCGTCGCGAGCGTGCGCCAGGCCTGGGCGGCGGTGCAGGCCGGCGTGCCGCTCGCGACCTACGCGGAGAATATGACCGAACTGCGGCACGCGTTGCAGTTTTTCGGCGCTCGCGCGTGAGTGCGCTTCGAGACCGCGACAAGATGATAGAAACACACGGCTCACACGACTTGTCTGAAGCGCACCGCGGAGGTCCAGCCTACGCGTTCTATGGCGACGACTTCACCGGTGCGACCGATACGCTCGCGCATCTTGCGCGCGCGGGTCTGCGCACGATGCTGTTGTTCGCGCCGCCCGATGCAGCGCGTCTTGCGATGCTGGGTCGGCTCGACGCACTCGGCGTTGCAGGCGCCGCGCGAACGATGGCGCCGGCTGCGCAGCAGCAGGAACTCGTGCGCGTCGGCGCTGCGTTCGCCGCGCTCGGCGTGCGTGTGATCCACTACAAGGTCTGTTCGACGTTCGATAGCGCGCCTCATACCGGCAGTATCGGTGTCGCGATTCGCACGCTGCGCGAGTACTGTGCGAACGAACTCGTTGCGATCGTCGGCGGTCAACCGAATTTGCGGCGCTATTGCGTGTTCGGCCAGCTATTCGCGGCGGCCGGCGCACACGATGGACAACACGCGATCTACCGGATAGACCGCCATCCGACGATGAGCCGCCATCCCGTCACGCCGATGAACGAAGCGGATCTGCGCGTGCATTTGCAACGACAAGGCGTCGAGCATGTGCAGTCGATCGACTGGCGCAGCTATGCGACGGACGATATCGCGTTGCAAACCGAAGTGCGGCGCAAGCTCGCTGCGAAGCCGGACGCGTTGCTATTCGACGTACTCGACGATACGCACCTGCAGGCGATCGGCAGGATCATCGTGCGTTATGCCGCGCAGTCGGCGCCATTGCTCGCGATTGGCGCGAGCAGTGTCGCGCAGGCATATGCATTGGCATGCGAAACGCGAGTGGAAGTGGTAACGCCAAACGAGGCGGCCACGCCGTTGGCGCGCGCGCGGGGTCCGGTATTCGTGATGGCCGGCAGCCTGTCGCCGGTGACCGAGGTGCAGATCGAGTCCGCGCACTCGTATTTGCGTGTGGAACTGGATCCACTGCGAATGACGGGTGATTCGGCGTCGGCCTATCTGGCGGATCGTGTCGCCGCGATTACGGGGCCGTTGCGCGACGGACGCAATGTGCTGGCATTTACCGCACGGCGCGTGGTGACCGCGGTGGCGACCGGCGAAAGCACCACACATTCCAGTAACGACAGCGCTGCGCAATCGCAACTCGCGCATGCATGCGCGGCGCTGCTGCAACAGGTGCTAGACAAGGTGCGATTGCAACGTATCGGTATTGCGGGCGGCGATACGTCGAGTATTGCCGTGCGTGCGCTCGATGCGTGGGGACTGTCCTATCTGGCGCCGCTGTCGGCTGGCGTCACGATGTGCCGCCTGCATTCCGACCGCGCGGAACTCGACGGCATGGAGATCATGCTGAAGGGCGGTCAAATGGGCGACGCGGATCTGTTCGAGCAATTGATCGACGGCTGCGCTGCTGAACAAAGTACTTAGCCATTACCGGCAAAGCCCGGATAAAGCGTCATTCCGCCATCGACGAATAGCGTCGTGCCCACCACATAGTCGCTTTCGTCCGATGCGAGCCAAACGGCGGCTTTGCCGATATCGTCCACGTTGCCGATACGGCCATACGGAATCAATTGCAGCAGCTTGTCGAGCGCTTGCTGCGAATCCCATGCATCCTTGTTGATCGGCGTGCGGATTGCGCCCGGTGCAATCGAATTAACGCGGATACGCTCGGGCGCAACTTCTTGCGCGAGCGACTGCATCATCATCCGGATACCGCCTTTTGATGCCGCGTAATTGACGTGCCCGGCCCACGGAATCAGCTCGTGAACCGAACTGATGCAAATGATCTTGCCGAGTGCTTTGGAAACGGGCGTCGCGCCGCGCCGGCGGAATTCCCTGACCGCGGCCTGGCAGGTGAGGAACTGACCAGTCAGATTGGTCGACAGAACCAGTTGCCAATCGTCGAGCGTCATATCCGCGAATGCACTGTCTTTCTGCAAGCCGGCATTCGCGATCACGATATCGACTCCACCGAAGCGCGCGCGGCTTGCATCGAACATATCGGCTACCTGAGTGGAATCCGAAACATCGGCTTGAATTGCAAGCGCGGAGCCTCCCGCCTT
This region includes:
- a CDS encoding four-carbon acid sugar kinase family protein; this encodes MIETHGSHDLSEAHRGGPAYAFYGDDFTGATDTLAHLARAGLRTMLLFAPPDAARLAMLGRLDALGVAGAARTMAPAAQQQELVRVGAAFAALGVRVIHYKVCSTFDSAPHTGSIGVAIRTLREYCANELVAIVGGQPNLRRYCVFGQLFAAAGAHDGQHAIYRIDRHPTMSRHPVTPMNEADLRVHLQRQGVEHVQSIDWRSYATDDIALQTEVRRKLAAKPDALLFDVLDDTHLQAIGRIIVRYAAQSAPLLAIGASSVAQAYALACETRVEVVTPNEAATPLARARGPVFVMAGSLSPVTEVQIESAHSYLRVELDPLRMTGDSASAYLADRVAAITGPLRDGRNVLAFTARRVVTAVATGESTTHSSNDSAAQSQLAHACAALLQQVLDKVRLQRIGIAGGDTSSIAVRALDAWGLSYLAPLSAGVTMCRLHSDRAELDGMEIMLKGGQMGDADLFEQLIDGCAAEQST
- a CDS encoding ribulose-bisphosphate carboxylase large subunit family protein, which encodes MSTVHAVRQMEIDMLEADYLIETPLDPARVAEVMAGEQSSGTFVRVANESDALRARSRASVVRVEELEPVGQPSLHSAWLTRQRTPGPWRRARITLAFPIANIGVNLPTLAATVAGNLYDLGEVTGMRLLSVRLPPAYRAHFELPRHGVAGTRALTQVSGRPMIGTIIKPNVGLSATETAALVRDLCEAGVDFIKDDEVCANPVHAPLGERVRAVMAEVRAYRERSGRPVMVAFNITDDLDSMRAHADLVEHEGGSCVMASINWCGFSAIQSLRRSTPLVLHAHRNGYGMMSRDPALGMSFQAYQTLWRLAGVDHMHVHGLAGKFAQSDAEVIESARDCAEPLAPGYYDSVLPAFSSGQWAGTAQATYDAVQSNDLLFMCGGGILAHPDGPAAGVASVRQAWAAVQAGVPLATYAENMTELRHALQFFGARA
- a CDS encoding SDR family oxidoreductase; the protein is MEKLLANQVALITGASSGIGYGVAQALANAGAAVVLNYHSHAESAQQLASEIEKAGGSALAIQADVSDSTQVADMFDASRARFGGVDIVIANAGLQKDSAFADMTLDDWQLVLSTNLTGQFLTCQAAVREFRRRGATPVSKALGKIICISSVHELIPWAGHVNYAASKGGIRMMMQSLAQEVAPERIRVNSIAPGAIRTPINKDAWDSQQALDKLLQLIPYGRIGNVDDIGKAAVWLASDESDYVVGTTLFVDGGMTLYPGFAGNG